The Pogoniulus pusillus isolate bPogPus1 chromosome 30, bPogPus1.pri, whole genome shotgun sequence genomic interval tgtggccctggtgctgaggggcagggttcagtggtgcccctgcagtgctgagctgggagggctctgccagccaaaGCTattctgggatgctgtgagtGCTGGTTCTGCACAGACAGGTTgcatctgctgcctgtgccccgTGGTTTGGCTCTGGAAGCTGTAGATGCAGGCACTgtcagggctgctgctccttggaaGTCTCAGTGCCATGTCCTTAAGTCTTCCTCAGACCTGAGTAAATGGGAGAGGGTGTCCAAGATGAGGTTCAAACATGAGAATGTGCAGCTGGTGCCATATCCATACATCTGCACCATGTACCTGGAGCTCAACTCcttccagcagaggctgcatggGGGTAAGTCCTGTGCTCTGCTTCAGAAACATCTACAGTCAGCCTCTTGCATttcacagctgcacagctggtgctgggctggaagggaccctccaggcagcagggacagctgcagccagggcaggctgcacagggacacagcaaggctgagcttggatggctgcagggatggggcctcaagcacagccctgggcagcctgggccaggctctccacaccctccctggccacaactccctcctgatgcccaacctacctctgccctgctccactgccaaaccactgccctgggcctgtgcccacagccccttctgagcagtccctccccagcctgcctgcagctcccctgcagctcctgcagtgcagctctgagctctgcctgcagccttctcctctgcaggctgcacagccccaactctgccagcctgtgcccacagcagagctgctcatgcctctgagcaccttggaggcctcctctggcccctctggagcagctccagctctctctgctgctgggggcactagaactggacacagatgatttcagaagtcttttccagccttgatgattctctgagtctgtgacAGGGGCAGAGTTGCTTTGCTCCCCACAGGCCTGCCCAGAAGTGGCTTTTCTGTGAGGGATTCagccccagaagcagcagcctgtgggaaGGCAGTGGGGGGAGGTTGAGCCTCCTTTCAGCAGCCCCTTCTGTGGCTCAccagggagcagctgagccaGGGCTGATGGGCTGATGCTGCAGtaaatggggggggggaggcggaggcggaggaggaggaggtggaggaggaggaggcagaggaggaggaggtggaggaggcagaggaggaggaggaggaggaggaggaggaggaggaggaggaggaggaggaggaggaggaggaggaggaggaagcagagcagccacCTGAGGAGGGCTGTTTGGAAATGTGGTTGCTCATagtgggcaggctgagagctggcccagggcagctcctgcagctcatcaaggagcagtgcagagaggttgtggagtctcctgctctggagcctttccaagcccccctggcagtgttgctgtgtgccctgccctgggtgccctgcttgggctggctgctctctggggctcccttccaatccataGCAGCctttgattctttgattttaaGACTTCTTCAGTTCCTTCTCTTCTGAGGACTCCTCCCAGAAGCACTCTTGTCCCTCTCCCATCAGTGTGTGCTGTTGATTGCCAGGAACTGGAGCTCTGGGagagctgtgttcagtttttcatagagcaggagactccacagcctctctgggcagcctgctccaggctccagcaccctcacaacaaacaactttctcctcagcctcacctccaactTCCTGGCTCCCACCTTAGCCCTCTTGGGCCttgtgctggccctgggcacccccaggcagagcctggcaccttcatcctgcccccagccctcagctagtgccagacattgctcaggttccctctcagccttctcctctgcagattaagcagccccagggccctcagcctttctCATAAGAGAaatatcccagtccctccagtcCCACTTCTTCtatttccttcccctccagtcccattcttctctcccttctgcctccctcagctccagcagggtttgtcctgctcccagcagtgagctgcagtgcaggagtGCACTTCTCAGTTGGTTAAAGAAATTCCACTCACCAAACCCTGCCCACATTGTCTCACACCTCTCTTACAGAGAAAGAAGGaccccagggcagtgatgagcTGGTAAGTTGTGgctgtgggttgggttttaGGTTATATCTGGTCTGGAGAGGCAGAATAGCTACAAGAGCTTGGTGTAATTGTCAGTGTCAtggctggggggggtgggtcacagaatggtttgggctggaagggactgtccaagctcatccagcccaagcctgcactcagcagggacatcctccaccagagcaggctgcccacagccctgcccagcctcacctgcagcatctccagggctgggcctcagccacctccctgcaacctgctgcagtgctccagcagcctcctgctgcagagcttcttcctcacagccaatctgcatctgctctgctctcattccaaaccactgccctgctgctgtccctgcagcctgtgggcacagtccctctgcagcctgcttgcagcccctgcaggcactgacaggcagctctgaggtctccttggagccttctccaggctgaacaccctcagctccctcagcctgtcctgagcagagcagctccaaccccttgagcatttttgtggcctcctctgagccCACTCCCTAAGGTCCACATTGAAGGACCCTCCGAGGGcatcctgcccacccctgcaggcagcagggacagctgcagccagggcaggctgcacagggacacagcaaggctgagcttggatggctgcagggatggggcctcaagcacagccctgggcagcctgggccaggctctccacaccctccctggccacagctccctcctggtgcccaacctacctctgccctgctccactgccaaaccactgccctgggcctgtgcccacagccccttctgagcagtccctccccagcctgcctgcagctcccctgcagctcctgcagtgcagctctgatctctgcctgcagcctgctcctgtgcaggctgcacagccccaactctgccagcctgtgcccacagcagagctgctccagcctctgagcatctctgtggcctcctctggagcctctccagcaggttcagGTCTCCTGTGTTGGgctcccacagctgcccccagccctgcagctgagctctccccagagcagagcagagcagagcagaggggcaggagctcctctctgcagctctgcccacactgctctgggtgcagcccaggctgcccttggcctcctgtgctgccagtgcccactgctggctcctgcccagcttctcccccaccagcactcccaagtccttctctgcagggctgctctcatctCCTCCTCCCAAGCCTGCCCTGATCTGAGAAGGGTTGCCCCAGCTGGGTCCTGGTGTCCTGGTCAGAGGAGCTGCTTCCACCTGTTGAGTATAGCTCTCAGGATGGCCTCTCAGTGCTTTCCCTTtgaagagagcagccagcctctTGTTCCTGGATCAGTTTTTGGCTTTGCTGCATAAAGATGAGCCATTTCTCCCCACATCCATTTCTGCTACCTCTGATTCTGTtctgaaatagaaaaaaaactaCAAATCCAATTTCTTCAGTGCCAAACCTGCAATGTTTTGAAGGTCAAGAGAGGAATTGAAGCCTTGGAAagtcctgcagtgggagtgacAGTGAAGAGGAGAAGAGTTGAAGTGGAAGCAGAGGCCTCATGCCCACAGCTGGGTCTGGACAGGTTTGCTGGCAGCAGAACACTCTCCTGGGCCTATCTCCTGGGCCTGCCTCCTGCTTCACTGCTGTGCAGAGGGCatctggcactgtcccacaggACGTCCTGGTCTCTAAGATGGAGagacagggaggtgctggatggACACTCAGTGcctaagggcaggctggatgaggccttgagcagctggggctagtgggaggtgtccttgccagtggcagggaggctggaactggatgatcttcaaggtctcctccaacccaaaccatcctgtgactCTCTGAGCTGCCTGAATGGTCACActcagagagctgtggccaGTGGCTGCATggccagatggagagcagtgacaagtgcaGTTCCTCAGGGCTCTGCCCTGGGACCAGGGCTGTGTAACATCTGAGCAGTGGCACTGAGAGCACCCCCAGCAGGTCTGCTGATGGCTCCAGGCTATGTGGTGCTGGGCACTCActtgagggcagggctggcagccagaAGGCTCTGGACAGGCCTGAGCagtggccagtgccagctgcaggaggggcagcaagtgccagggcaaggtcctgcagctggctcgGGCCAAGGccaggcacagatccaggctgggtgcagagagggctgagagcagccctgaagaaaaagccttgggggtgctgggtgctgagcagctgcccaggagccagcagtgccctcctgcagcccagcaggcagctgtgtgctggctgcaggcagagcagtgtgggcagcagggcaagagagggcattgtgccccttggctctgctcagagctcacctccagtgctgcctgcagtgctgccgtggccagcaggaggaggccacagagctgtggagtgagggcagaggaggccacagagatgctggcagggctggagcagctctgctgggagcacaggctgagggagctgggggggtgcagcctgcagggcagaaggctccaggggctgctcaaggccaggctggatgaggtctggaGCATCCAGGTCTAGCtgagagcccagccctgcccatggcagggggttggagctgatgctctctgaggtcccttccagcctgagctatTTGTGACCCTCTGAGGGGTCTGTCCTTGGCCAGAGGAACTAAGCTCCCTTGCAGTAGTCATGCACCGAATTGATTCCTTTTGGTGGCTCTCTGCTAACTGAGCCCTTCCTTGTCTgactggcagagctggagctgagtgTGGGCACCAgaggagcaaagcaaagcatggATTTGAAGTGGTAAGCTGCAGAGTGGTCAGGAGGGGAGCACAGCTCTTGGTTACTGCTGGGTTctcacagcagcaagcagggcaatgccttcctgctgcacaagaagctcagcaggatcCAGCAGTCACTGCaggggcaaagaaagccaagagggtgctgggtggcatCACCAAGGGTACCAAGGACACAGATAAAGGAGTCGTTGTcccactctgctcactgctggtcaggccactcctggagctctgcctgcagctttgtACAAAGCAGCTGTGGACAGGCTGGGAAGTGCccaaagaagggccaggagggcaCTCAGaggcctggcagccctgccatgggaggctgagggggctggggttgtgcagcctgggcaagagaaggctcagagcagacctcaccatggagcagcaggcagagggaggctgcCAGGGGGATGGAGTCTCCCTTTGGCCAAGCTGGCCCATGGCAGAGACAAGGGGCATGGGGAcaaggcactgctggggagattccctctgggctccagaaggaaatgtttgccATGGGGACAGCTGGACACTGGAagcagctcccagggcaggcagtggagtgccctgcactgggcagtttggcactcagcttggcaggctgctggggcagctcagtgcagctCCACCAGCCCCTGGGAGGGTTGGAGCAGGGGAGCCCTGGGGGCCCTTCCAAGCTGCCCTTCTGGGACCCTGTGgccagggggaatggtttggagctgaggcagagcagggggagagtggagctgaggcagaagctgtgcagtgtgaggctgctgagcctctggcatgggctgcccagggaggctgtggctgcctcctgcctgggggtgctcaaggccaggctgggtgaggcctggagcagccaagcccagctgagagctgcccctgcctgtggcaggaggctgcagtgaatgagctctgagctcccttccaacctgagccattctaggtcCAATGAATCACAGCTCTCAGTTAGGCCTCTGAGGAGGGAGGGGTAGAAGGATCTTGGTGAAGGCAATCTGCATGCAGCAGCAAACTGCTTTGGAGCCTGTGACAGGTCCTGGGTTCCTTGTCCTTGCAGAttgcctccagagaagaggagcctgagctgcagccagcaccccctgctgtgggctgcaCCCAAGGGAGCTGCTGTAAGTCAAGAATGCCTGTGGGACTGCTTCACATGGGTTATGCCCAGCTCAAGGCTGCCAGGGTGCCCTGggcctcaggctgctgctgggccacctccagcaggtgaggagctgcagctgccatcaccagtggtgctgctgggccacctccagcaggagaggagctgcagctgccatcaccagtggtgctgctgggccacctccagcaggagaggagctgcagctgccatcaccagtggtgctgctgggccacctccagcaggtgaggagctgcagctgccatcaccagtggtgctgctgggccacctccagcaggagaggagctgcagctgccatcaccagtggtgctgctgggccacctccagcaggtgaggagctgcagctgccatcaccagtgctgctgctgggccatCTCCAGCAGGTgatgagctgcagctgccatcaccagtgctgctgctgggccatctccagcaggtgaggagctgcagctgccatcaccaatgctgctgctgcctgagatgCTCCTGCCTAGCAGATCCCCacccccagagcccagctgcagagctgacccTGAGATGGGTTTCTCCCTCCAAGGAAGCCTGCACCGTGCTGGCTTGGGCAGCTCTCAGGTGGCACTGAGAGTTtgggctgggcagcctgagggGCATTGACACAGatcaagggtgggtgtcagcaggctggggccaggctttgtgcagtggtgcccagtgacaggacaaggggcagtgggcacaaacttgacTATCAGAGGATCCAtccaaacatgaggaggaacttctggagccctgcagcaggctgcccagagaggttgtggaatctccttctgtgGAAGCTTTCCCATCCTGCCTGGAtccattcctctgtgaccttctctaggtgaaccagcacagggattggactggatgatctccagaggtcccttccaacccctgccatttcTGTGCCATGCCAGGCAGGGTCTGGACCTAacttctcagtctgctcttgggcctgcagggagggtggaaagAGCAACGTTGGGATTTggttcttgctgctgcttcttacaGGGGGACCTGCAGAACCTAAGCTTGAGCAAAGAGCAGGAAGTGGCCAGGCTGAGGGTGCAAGGCAGCAAATGGACCAAATGGGGAACAGAGGaaacctgcagccagctgggagagGACTCTCAAAGTTCTGGAGAAGGTACAACCACtgtggctgggagcagatgcAGGCCTGGTTAGGGAGggcagagtgaggctggaggtgaggaagaggttcttgagagggagggtgaggagaggttggcacaggttgagggtggtgagaccctggcacaggttgcccagggaggttgtggagcacagaagcacccaatgtgatctttgatcacattgggtgcttctgtgctccacaacctccctggaggaggtgttcaaggccaggctggatgagtccttgagcagcctgtgctggtgggagctgtccctgcccacggcaggaggttggcactggctgagctttaagctctcttccaccccaaCCCATGCTGTGAATCCATGAATCAATGTCTGAGCCTCTGACAGAACCTGTGGCTGATTCTGGCAGTCTTGGGGCCAGATTCTGCATCATCTCAAGGAGTGGATCCCTCTGTGCTTAAACCAAAGCCTGCCAAGGCAAAGGGACACTCAGGGATCTCCTTTAGTCTGGGGGGTGAAGGTGCAGAGTGCCCTGTAAAGCCtctgagctctcttctaacctggggCAGCATCCCAGAagacctgcagaggagaaggctgagaggggacctgagcaatgtctggcactagctgagggctgggggcaggatgaaggtgccaggctctgcctgggggtgcccagggccagcacaaGGCCCAGGAGGGCTAAGGTGGGAGCCAGGAagttggaggtgaggctgaggagaaagttgtttgttgtgagggtgctggagcctggagcaggctgcccagagaggctgtggagtctcctgctctggagccttgccaagcccccctggct includes:
- the MAJIN gene encoding membrane-anchored junction protein; protein product: MPLKPFTYPWPETRFLHAGRLVYKFKIRYGNFTSSPDLDHVESAAEELEEAIRVILGNLHDLHPFSTDHFTVFPYLSKWERVSKMRFKHENVQLVPYPYICTMYLELNSFQQRLHGEKEGPQGSDELCQTCNVLKVKRGIEALESPAVGVTVKRRRVEVEAEASCPQLGLDRAGAECGHQRSKAKHGFEVIASREEEPELQPAPPAVGCTQGSCWGPAEPKLEQRAGSGQAEGARQQMDQMGNRGNLQPAGRGLSKFWRRMIFSPLRQLLGGKS